The Saccharomyces eubayanus strain FM1318 chromosome XIII, whole genome shotgun sequence DNA segment ctgtatttttttgcaaaattaAGAAAATGTCTAGATGTGGCTCCAACACTGAGATTCATTTGGAACCAGGATTGGAATTCGATGAATAGTTCCTTAGAAAAAGTTTGCTACGAATGGGAATCATTACGCGAAGCCACGGAATACGCTGTTTCTGTTGTCACATTTTGGATTGACACAGTATCTATAATGAAAGGAAGATCAACGCAAACTCCGATTTTCACCATTACTTGTATCTTTGTTTCAATCTTGGTCATAGCCGGGTACATGAGGAAATTGGAAGATTTTGCGCAAAACCAAAAGGGCGATACCATGATCGGTGGTTTGAAGATCACTGATAGAATTCTGTGGCTGAAGGCATttaaaactttgaaaaggatTGAATCGCACTTATCTGAAAGAGAGTATAAACTGCAAACATTTGCAGAATTTTTAAGAGTTCCAGATAATGGTGGTTTAGATATCGAGAGTTTggattcttctttgataGAAAGGGCTTTGAACCCAGAGGTTGTTAGTGATAGAGCGCTAGATATAATCATGAGAACAAGGCTATCTTCAAGAACATTATACTGTGGTGCTAGAATCCTCGGCGATACACCCGTCTGGCCTGTGTCCCTGCTGTTTGCTCATGCTTTACAATCCAGGGctatttataatattaatcATGGTAAAGCTCTAAACAAAAGATAGACTTTTAGATGGATATTTCACACATCTATGTGTAACATTAAATAAATTCTCCAAAGAACTGaaattttcgttttcatttctttttattcttaAGTATGTAgtgaaaatcaaaaaatcgaaaaaaaaatcgatgagATAAAAGTGAAAATAAACAAGAGGAAAGTAAAATAACTGTTTAGGCTGTTCTCACCACCCACAAGTTCCTAAACTCAAAGTGTTCTCATCGGTATTGTTcaggtttttcaaaatccgTAATCAACTCAACATATACCGGTTGCACATGACTGAACCGGTCTCGAGTAATACTAATAACGCTCTGATGCAAAAATTGACAGGTCCGCAGCTTTTTGACAAGATTGGCCGTCCTACTAGGATTGTTGCGCCAATGGTAGATCAATCTGATTTAGCATGGCGTATTTTGTCAAGGAGATACGGTGCCACTTTGGCGTACACTCCTATGTTACATGCGAAATTATTCGCGACCTCGAAGAAATATAGGGAAGATAATTGGTGCTCCCTAGATGGTTCTGAAGTGGATAGACCTTTGGTTGTACAATTTTGTGCCAACGATCCGGAGTACCTGTTGGCTGCGGCTAAATTTGTGGAAGATAAATGTGATGCTgtagatttgaatttgggCTGTCCTCAAGGTATAGCCAAGAAGGGACACTATGGGTCGTTTTTGATGGAAGAGTGGGAATTGGTACATGGTTTAATTAACACCTTGCATGAGAATTTGAAAGTGCCAGTCACCGCCAAAATTCGTATATTTGATGACCGTGAGAAGAGTTTAAGCTATGCCAAGATGGTATTAGACGCAGGTGCTCAGTTTTTAACAGTACATGGGAGAGTAAGAGATCAAAAGGGCCAAAAGACAGGTTTAGCAAACTGGCAAACCATCAAGTATCTAAGAGATGAACTGCCCAAAGAAACTGTGTTTTTTGCCAACGGAAATATCCTATATCCTGAAGATATCTCACGCTGTATGGAAAACATTGGCGCAGATGCAGTTATGAGTGCCGAAGGGAATCTTTATAATCCTGGTGTTTTCAACGTAGACCACACTCAGGACAAGGACAAGGTTTTCCCACGTGTGGATAAAATCATCAGggaatattttcaaatagtCAAGGATTGCCAAGAATCCAAAGCCTCGAAAACAGCGATGAAGtctcattttttcaagattctAAGACCTCTCTTACCGCACCACACGGATATCAGATCTGATCTTGCAACCATGAATGCAAAGGCCACCTGGGAAGAATGGGAGGAAAAAATAGTGATACCTGTGGAAAAAGTGGTGGAAGAAATATATCAACAACCAGATATCGAGGACAAGGATGAAATAACTATCGGCGAGATGCAGGCTTGGGGCGGTTCGTACAGAACCGTGCCATACTGGAGATGTCAGCCATATTTTAGGCCTGTTAACGGTATCACTGGTGATAAAAGAGTTATGCAAGGCCTGACAGATGCAGACATGAACAAGAAACGTAAAGCTGATGTACCGCTAGAATCTTCTGGTAAAACGAAGGAAGCAAAAGCATAGCGTGATTGTCGCCTAATATGTAGACTAAGTAGATCCCTTTGTTATCTGCCCTTTTACCTAAATCTGAGCTtttatgtatttatatcaatacaatagaaaatattcaacGTCGCCTTTATAAGAAAACTCTACTGTAATCAGAAACTCAAACACTCAACTGAGAGCACGCCAGAGAAAAATATGTCAGCTAATATACAAGAAGCTGCTGATGCAGCCATTGAGCCTGTAAGCTTTGTTAAAGTCCCTGCGCTTGAGCCTCCAACTAGTTTGCAACAAATGATTCATGATTGGCAACTGATCAAGCACAGAGAAGGTGGGTACTTCAAAGAGACAGACAGGTCTCCCTTGACCATGGACTTAGAAAAGCCACAAGACGGAGACTCTACCGATAGTGTTACAGTGACAAGGAACCAGTCTACGCTGATTTATTACTTGCTGACTCCCGACAGCCCAATTGGGAAATTTCACAAGAATATTAATAGAATTACGCATATTTTGCAAAGAGGTAAAGGTCAATACGTACTAGTGTACCCTGATGGCCAAGTAAAATCATTTAGGGTTGGATTTGACTATAAGAAGGGAGAAGTCTCCCAATGGGTTGTCCCCGGAGGTGTTTTTAAAGCAAGTTTCCTTGTACCAAACGAAGAATTCGACAACGGGTTGTTGATTAGTGAAGTAGTGGTACCTGGGTTTGATTTCGAAGATCACACCTTTATGAAAGGTGAAGATGAGTTGAAGAGCCTTGTTGGTCCTGAAAGGGCAGCCGAGTTGGCATTCTTAGTTTAGGTTTCTGTAGTACATTTATGTCAATATAACCAATAAGAATTAGTTTAGCCCCTTCGCACCGCGATTATTATCAactttaatatttttcatatttgttcttcaacGAAAGGAACAACCTGTAAAGAAGTAAACACCAGCAAAAAAGATCCACCAGTCATGTTTAAACGTTCAGTCATTCAACAATCTCGCCTATTCTCCAACTCTGCTTCCAGATTGGGCAAGAAGGTGTTCTTCGATCCAGCTGTCAATGGTACGAAGATCGGTAGAATTGAATTCGAATTATATGATAATGTGGTTCCGAAGACAGCTGAAAATTTCAGAGCCTTGTGTACCGGCGAGAAGGGCTGGGGTTACAAAGGTGTTCCTTTCCACAGAATTATCCCAGATTTCATGCTCCAAGGTGGTGACACTGATTTGACTAACGGATTTGGGGGCAAATCTATTTACGGTTCCAAGTTTGCTGACGAgaattttatcaagaagCACGACAAGGCAGGCTTGCTATCAATGGCAAACGCTGGTCCAAACACGAACGGGTCCCAGTTCTTCATTACTACTGTTCCTTGTTCATGGTTGGATGGAAAGCACGTTGTTTTTGGTGAAGTGACCAAAGGTATGGATATCGTGAAAACTATTGAATCCTACGGTACTGCTTCTGGTAAGCCAAGAGCTGACATTGTCATTGAAGACGCCGGTGAGTTATGAATACTGAGGTAAAGCCGATGTCTTGCACgtttttcaatgatatatatatatatatatatctttaTGTGTATGAAATATTTCTGTTTATAGTACTTGCTTTTATATAAACTCTCCGGTTTATTTTAATCAATGTAAGTTATCACTACTCTTCTTGTGTTTGTTTAGGTCAGATATCTGGCTCTTCCATTAACTTCCTATTAGTAAATTTCCGAATCCTGTTTTTGACAACCGGATTGATAATGATTTCCAACATTCATtataaagaaatacaaaaaatacaaaaatcaaTATAAAGCGATTTTGCACCTAGGATAAACTGTGGGGAATGGGgatatattcattttggATCTTTGATAGACATTGTAACTGCATATTTGATAGAGAATGGACACTGGCATCCAATAGTGCAAGTGGTACAATAAATTCCAAGcaaactgaagaagatgcaaAACTACTATTCGGCATGATATTCTCGTTACGCTCTATTACACAAAAACTATCCAAGGGCTCTGTCAAGAATGACGTAAGGAGTATATCGACTGGGAAGTATAGAGTTCACACATATTGTACAGCTTCAGGACTATGGTTTGTATTATTATCGGATTTCAAGCAGCAGTCTTATACACAGGTCTTGcagtatatatatagtcACATTTATGTCAAATATGTGAGCAACAACCTGTTATCGCCATATGATTTTGCTGAAAATGAAAGCGAAATGAGAGGTCAAGGTACAAGGAAAATTACTAACAGAAACTTTATTTCTGTCTTGGAATCATTTTTAGCACCAATGGTCAATCAATGAGCATGCGCagaaaaaactaaacaaaaagaagagacaAATTACGTCCGTTTCTATATTTTGTGTGGGATAGATTAAGTAGTTTTACATATTTTATTAATTGTGTTTACTGATACAAATCTggtttggtttttttttttgggtgATTAATTGTCATTCATGAAAAGATCTGTCCAAAACTCGTCATTTAGTGAGTTCACACCCCATGCTAAGGAATTAATATCGGTCAGATAATCGTTCAAATTATCAACCGACGAACTGGGTGATGGCTTTATATTACTTATGTCAGTGTTATTGGAAATGTTAGTATTCGAAATGAATGGTGGGGGCAATAGCGTTGATCCTGCCAGGCTCTCTTGAGGTTGGCGTAAGGACCCATTAAAGTAGGAAGTGCTATTGATACTCAGGCTCATGGCAGCAGTATCGTCACGAACTCTTGAATATACTGGTAACATCTCATCTGGAACAGTAGATACACTTTGGCGGGTATTATTTTCGACGATAGGATCCTGTTCTTTCTCCATGTTTTGTGGTTCCGTTTCATACGTATCTGTTGGTCGCACGTCCTTGTCATCATGGCACGTTTCATCTACAGTTTGCCTTTGCGtttgttcttctctttttgcATTGTAGCGATCAGCGACATTGATAACTTTGTTTGCATATGTCTGACAAAATAATGCGATAACATACCTAAATTTGTAAAGAGAATTGTTGAACGGGTATAATTCGGAtgtcttttccaaaagattGTTCACCCCTATCACCAAGGCAATGGCATCATCTGTCAATGGCATCAGATCATGAAAGGAAGGAATGGCAACAACAGAGTACCTTAATTTTAACAAAAGCATACCTACAGTGTAAATGATCCTAGACGTATGGAATAAAGGCAGAGAGGTTATTAAAATTGGCtctaattttgaaaattcctCGAGGGCACATTTGCAGCACTGATAGCACTTAACAAAATCTTCCGTTATTTCTTTGGGtaattcaattttttcatttaagGCATGGGACTTTTCTCCAATAAATACCGCAAGTTTATATTGATATAGGTAAGCCTCCAcagaataataaaatgCAATTACTCTTGGCCTATTTCTATCGAGattaataaaaatttcttttaaCTGTCTATggtatttttcaatcagTTTGCTGATATAGTTCCTCGTAAAATCACaatcatcaaattcatcttcattgaaATCTCGTTCGTGTAAGTGAGTATGGATGTTTTCTAGGACATGGTTCATTTTAGCAAATTGTACTAGGATAGGATCATCAGTTATATCAAGTAATGACTTATCATTGTCATTCTGGtttgattcctttttttccttgatcAAATCCTGGCACGCCTTTTCAGTGACGTGACTCCAGCGAGCCTGTATCGACTGACgtagaaaaattgaaatgtTTAGTGCCGAAACATACACCAATAAGATTAATCTGGAACCGCTGCTGTAGAGTTCCAAAGGTGATTTGAACCTATCGGGATCCTCATCACTAAACATGCCAAAGGATCTATTGACATAAGTAGGCCCCAAATCCCTTGTTAAGCAGCAACAAATGTAATTGAATATATGGTATCTTGTCTTGCTGGAccattcaaagaaattgtaCCATAGACACAATGTAGATAGTGATTCAATTATTTCAATGGATTTGTTGTTGGCCTTGAAAATCTGATTTGTGATTAAGTTTAATACAAAACTATCAAGCTTCATTATCGTTCCTCTGGTTGTTTGTTTGGGAGCTAATACGATGGAAACACAAGACATGATgacagaaaataatattggtttcctttttctcagCTCATCGACGCTGACTTTTTCCTCGACTTTTATAAACGGTAATTTTGACAGatatgaaatttttgtcttgtaAAGATGCAGCCTCAAGGTGGCTTCTTCATGAGATATGATTCCTACGGATACGGGATCCGATATTGTCGGTAAAAACATGCTCCTTTCAACGAGATCGTTCCATTGCTTCGACCACGTATCCAACTTCATTGAAATGTCTCTAATCTTACCCTTTTGAGATATAATTAGTGATTGTAGCTGCTTCCTAAATGATCGTGTCATGTGTTTGGAATatgaattcttttttcttttcattttgccATTGCAGGTTTCCTTATTTCCCACAACACTTGGTCTACGCTTGAAAGATGCTTCGCTATTAGTACTGGTGGGGATAGAAGGCATCGGTATTGGCGAGTTATAAGAGCTGTATATTACCGGAGCACCGCCATTCTTTGTACGCTCATCAGTGGATGCCAATAAGGATATATTTGTCGATACAGAGTTTTCACTGTTAGCTTGCGTAGATTTATTGACAATTCTGTCCTCACTAGGTGTTGGTTCGGTGTCCCTTACTCTTTCCGAAGGTGGCTGGCTTAGCGTTGACCAGAGATCAGACAAACTTTGCTGAAGTCCAGGTAAAACTGTACGAGAGTTCGGAACCTGTTTCGTATTCGGATCGGGAGGGAAAGCGATGGGAAAGGATGCGTTATTCTTTAAGCTCGATTCCTTAAAATCAGCGGGAAATTCGCCTTTTGTAGAGACATTCTGTATCGGCGATTCGAGAGATGCAGAGGATCTCGACCTGTGTTTTCTCTTCCTAGTCCTTTTAGCAAGGTCGAATTTGCAAACTTTCTTATGTTTTAGACATCTTTGGCATGGTTTCCTATAGATATCATTAGCATCGGAAGGCACACATTTCTGCTTCAaagaatgacaacataCGCATGCAaatgaatttctttttatcttaCCATTTTCAGTAGTCTCCAGTTTGGTGGGGAACATTAGTCTAGTATCGTCGTCAAGGCATCCCTCTATAATTGTCTGCGTAGTCATATCTATGAGTGGGTCATCGGACCTTGGCGACGTCATTTTACTGTTGGCCTTCGAGTTGCCGTTACTCTCTTTTCCAGCGGCAAGTCCGGCTACTGAAAATTGTGTGTTCATGTTACAGCTCTCCTTCTGAAGCCTTCCAGATCTCGGCTACTACAGCTGCTACACATCTGCTTACCTTTAAATGGAAATCTGACTTTCCACTTCAATGTTCCTTCATTTATCGGATGGCGCGCATAGCAAAAAGAGGAAAGTGTGTATTCACTTGGAAGGGAAAACAGCTACACTAccacaagaaaaaacataCATTCTGGTTGACTGTTTAATGATtctgaaagaaaaaggtaATATAAATAAGTATTACAACAAATGGGTTATTTTTATGTACGCATCAACTTGAAGTTTGGAATGAATGATGATGTGAAAACTATAGagtaatattttctttatgtAATTttatgttgttgtttttctttccaaaagagAATATCAATGGCGTATCAGTAAGTTTAGGATTTAATGCAGGTAACGGACCCATCTTTCAAACGATTGATGTCAGTGGCATCCAAATTATTAGGTTTTGCTGGCTGGGCGGGTTTCCTGTTGTGCGCCATATGACTTTGCACTAAATGGCCAGCCGCTAGGGCAGCACATAAGGATAGTTCACCAGCCAGGACGGCACATGCGACAATTCTTGCTAATTGACKAGCATTGGTGCCGGGAGCGGTAGCATGAGGGCCTCTTACACCCAATAGGTCTAGCATGGCACCTTGTGGTTCTAAAACGGTACCACCACCAATGGTTCCGACTTCGATGGATGGCATGGATACAGAAATTCTTAAATCACCGTCCACTTCCTTCATTAATGTTATACAGTTGGAACTTTCAACATTTTGTGCGGGATCTTGTCCCAATGCCAAGAAAACGGCCGTCACTAAGTTGGCTGCGTGTGCGTTAAACCCACCGACAGATCCAGCCATTGCGGAACCAACCAAGTTCTTGGCTATGTTCAATTCAACTAATGCGGCAACATCACTCTTTAATACCTTTCTGACGACATCGCCAGGAATAGTAGCTTCGGCAAC contains these protein-coding regions:
- the DUS1 gene encoding tRNA dihydrouridine synthase; its protein translation is MTEPVSSNTNNALMQKLTGPQLFDKIGRPTRIVAPMVDQSDLAWRILSRRYGATLAYTPMLHAKLFATSKKYREDNWCSLDGSEVDRPLVVQFCANDPEYLLAAAKFVEDKCDAVDLNLGCPQGIAKKGHYGSFLMEEWELVHGLINTLHENLKVPVTAKIRIFDDREKSLSYAKMVLDAGAQFLTVHGRVRDQKGQKTGLANWQTIKYLRDELPKETVFFANGNILYPEDISRCMENIGADAVMSAEGNLYNPGVFNVDHTQDKDKVFPRVDKIIREYFQIVKDCQESKASKTAMKSHFFKILRPLLPHHTDIRSDLATMNAKATWEEWEEKIVIPVEKVVEEIYQQPDIEDKDEITIGEMQAWGGSYRTVPYWRCQPYFRPVNGITGDKRVMQGLTDADMNKKRKADVPLESSGKTKEAKA
- the CFF1 gene encoding Cff1p, whose protein sequence is MSANIQEAADAAIEPVSFVKVPALEPPTSLQQMIHDWQLIKHREGGYFKETDRSPLTMDLEKPQDGDSTDSVTVTRNQSTLIYYLLTPDSPIGKFHKNINRITHILQRGKGQYVLVYPDGQVKSFRVGFDYKKGEVSQWVVPGGVFKASFLVPNEEFDNGLLISEVVVPGFDFEDHTFMKGEDELKSLVGPERAAELAFLV
- the BET5 gene encoding TRAPP subunit BET5, which codes for MGIYSFWIFDRHCNCIFDREWTLASNSASGTINSKQTEEDAKLLFGMIFSLRSITQKLSKGSVKNDVRSISTGKYRVHTYCTASGLWFVLLSDFKQQSYTQVLQYIYSHIYVKYVSNNLLSPYDFAENESEMRGQGTRKITNRNFISVLESFLAPMVNQ
- the WAR1 gene encoding War1p; amino-acid sequence: MNTQFSVAGLAAGKESNGNSKANSKMTSPRSDDPLIDMTTQTIIEGCLDDDTRLMFPTKLETTENGKIKRNSFACVCCHSLKQKCVPSDANDIYRKPCQRCLKHKKVCKFDLAKRTRKRKHRSRSSASLESPIQNVSTKGEFPADFKESSLKNNASFPIAFPPDPNTKQVPNSRTVLPGLQQSLSDLWSTLSQPPSERVRDTEPTPSEDRIVNKSTQANSENSVSTNISLLASTDERTKNGGAPVIYSSYNSPIPMPSIPTSTNSEASFKRRPSVVGNKETCNGKMKRKKNSYSKHMTRSFRKQLQSLIISQKGKIRDISMKLDTWSKQWNDLVERSMFLPTISDPVSVGIISHEEATLRLHLYKTKISYLSKLPFIKVEEKVSVDELRKRKPILFSVIMSCVSIVLAPKQTTRGTIMKLDSFVLNLITNQIFKANNKSIEIIESLSTLCLWYNFFEWSSKTRYHIFNYICCCLTRDLGPTYVNRSFGMFSDEDPDRFKSPLELYSSGSRLILLVYVSALNISIFLRQSIQARWSHVTEKACQDLIKEKKESNQNDNDKSLLDITDDPILVQFAKMNHVLENIHTHLHERDFNEDEFDDCDFTRNYISKLIEKYHRQLKEIFINLDRNRPRVIAFYYSVEAYLYQYKLAVFIGEKSHALNEKIELPKEITEDFVKCYQCCKCALEEFSKLEPILITSLPLFHTSRIIYTVGMLLLKLRYSVVAIPSFHDLMPLTDDAIALVIGVNNLLEKTSELYPFNNSLYKFRYVIALFCQTYANKVINVADRYNAKREEQTQRQTVDETCHDDKDVRPTDTYETEPQNMEKEQDPIVENNTRQSVSTVPDEMLPVYSRVRDDTAAMSLSINSTSYFNGSLRQPQESLAGSTLLPPPFISNTNISNNTDISNIKPSPSSSVDNLNDYLTDINSLAWGVNSLNDEFWTDLFMNDN